One Bombus pyrosoma isolate SC7728 linkage group LG7, ASM1482585v1, whole genome shotgun sequence genomic window carries:
- the LOC122569372 gene encoding alpha-2-macroglobulin-like protein 1 isoform X1: MGKLVFLVLFVYSVEISRYCETTSTPNRGYVFMAPKRLLAGETESGCLSLHNLELPAHVLLELVPTIENQVLARTSAVVKTGTETCLHLTVPQTVSRTARLRLKIKFDKYPDYVVVSESTVEIEDDPLITFVETDKPTYKPGQDVKIRILMLMHDLKPSQKSIPEVWIESPSLVRVAQWTNISTENGMAQLTFPLSPEPTLGTWNIKVMKEREYSKLIHTTRFEVEKYVLPKFQITINSPQYILADVENVTWNICVKYSYGKPVKGNLLLKLTPQTPSWRRLPNLPAIRYETELDKPDGCTEFVLSGTVLGLAHWKMDPNNIVLIAEFTEAGTGVVETTISRTVVMHEALKLEYENYTPKYFKFGLPYHGKLRVLRHDDTPAPNEKIQICLKVRGKIEWDKDVVECRDFMSSPDGFVDFVVPPQHKNIVLLSFVATAVDYPTTYYPPDQRWKVFMNQPSASTTVNPWYSPSDSYLTVARGNQPITCGEKYSFNVMYTTPPNMSESISFHYSINSKGGILIYGHVKHKPNRDTVLNYFEFHNLLGSIESFANKTEQEAIVHRFPLSVKVTPSMAPVSELLLYYVRSDGEIVATTYTIEVGHCFENKVKSAWHTDVQTPGSATQYHVEAAPGSLCGISAVDKSTLFLGKSKSNLISATQTFDQLRRFHPTPEPHFLSAIHCKSMASEGTNEEINHFPGFTELRKRRNTKYNVIYNKRVNYVDAVQAFVDFGVIVMSDLVLQTRPCPWMYMEHTDMFLASHVSSFKSFHSDAVAAAAMDPGVEYVDQNPAQTATLRSYFPETWLWELVPTGKEGKVTIERTLPHTITDWVGYTTCISPVHGLGIAPPTTITAFQLFFLDYSLPYSIKRGEIMRFKVSLFNYMHHSLPVKIKMEEVEGIDLHSSNSIASFCVKPRDSIVYQYILKPRVIGEVNVTVAAFIDTDFPEPCGPETVVFTRDVIMKPILILPEGFPMEETKSTLICPMDFSDDSSFMWELTLPEDAVPDSGRAYLNLIGDILGPALDNLDKLVQLPKGCGEQNMVLFVPNIHVIKYLDVIGIDNPELRAKAIRNMEKGYQRELTYRHVDGSYSAFGSSESSIWLTAFVLKSFAQAATLIHIDEQDLKLSVSWITSQQLENGCFPVIGTVFHKQMKGGLEEYDGSSSGITAYILISLLESGVPLSSSVVNNAQSCLEKGTASGHNNLHTTVLTTYALALLGDPKANSSMTSLMNLATRYKNLVWWEDKTKPSIGLSIEMTAYAILTLLKLGDGHLIEALKAVRWISKQRNAEGGFTSTQDTVVGLEALTKYAMTVQHRNIDLSVLVTAKEVDYVYKLHNENRMVLKQIRLSVLPTIVEIFAQGKGCVLVQSNLKYNVPHSTGSDAFDLSVRARSVSHGNECSLQEITICARYKLADEESNMALLEIGMISGYVPDRASLHLLLDPSSKVKRFEEDQDTMTIYFDKLTGQNTCVSFRIIQEYFVDHLKPANVRLYDYYQQELTVSTNYTIASICSSAEPVDEQTTPNQLSTMKQYKEFNTSPVNSSFFVVNHELAVPDGIEGPIPVYMKPDAYDKTEMAITTNGSPDLTPTFATEDQTVSTIQIENEEPVQVEPDIEIKNTTTITETNIPLPTGVNQSCPVCMELPSNISDVYCSANSAVKVAIRRLRKVRLLLDLHSSREVQRLRATVEFILSPNCSCLQLDNPGSFALIINKDNDFLASGDQKQTLNDSFHIYGLPMVSGMPCKLAEARASCFNEENIQCTYEDPSVYG, from the exons ATGGGTAAATTGGTGTTTTTGGTGCTGTTTGTTTATTCTGTGGAAATTTCACGCTACTGCGAAACTACGTCGACACCAAATCG GGGATATGTGTTTATGGCACCGAAAAGATTATTAGCCGGCGAAACCGAAAGCGGCTGTTTGTCTTTACACAATTTGGAACTACCGGCTCATGTTCTTCTCGAGCTAGTGCCCACGATAGAAAATCAAGTATTGGCTCGTACTAGCGCCGTTGTAAAAACAG GTACAGAAACATGCCTGCACTTAACAGTACCGCAGACTGTTTCCAGAACCGCAAGGCTCcgattaaaaatcaaattcgACAAGTATCCCGATTACGTCGTGGTATCGGAATCAACTGTAGAGATCGAGGATGATCCTTTGATCACCTTCGTAGAAACCGATAAACCGACCTACAAGCCCGGACAAGACGTTAAAATCAGAATTCTTATGCTTATGCATGATTTAAAACCGTCGCAAAAATCG ATTCCAGAAGTATGGATCGAAAGTCCATCGTTAGTGAGAGTAGCGCAATGGACGAACATAAGCACGGAAAACGGGATGGCTCAGTTGACGTTTCCTTTGTCTCCGGAACCAACCTTG GGAACGTGGAACATAAAAGtaatgaaagaaagagagtATTCTAAGTTGATTCACACTACTCGATTTGAAGTAGAGAAATACGTTCTgccaaaatttcaaataactaTCAATTCACCACAATATATTCTTGCGGATGTGGAGAACGTGACTTGGAACATCTGTGTCAA ATATAGTTACGGTAAACCTGTGAAAGGTAATCTATTGCTGAAGTTAACTCCGCAAACACCAAGTTGGAGAAGATTGCCCAATCTTCCGGCAATACGTTACGAAACGGAA ctCGATAAACCGGATGGTTGCACCGAATTTGTTCTTTCTGGAACGGTTCTTGGGTTGGCGCATTGGAAAATGGATCCGAACAATATTGTTCTCATAGCTGAATTCACAGAAGCCGGGACTGGTGTAGTAGAAACTACGATTAGTAGAACCGTGGTGATGCACGAAGCACTGAAATTAGAATACGAGAATTATACACCTAAATACTTCAAGTTCGGTTTACCTTATCATGGAAAA TTACGAGTTTTGCGACACGACGACACGCCTGCTCCGaacgaaaaaattcaaatttgccTAAAAGTACGTGGAAAAATCGAATGGGACAAAGATGTTGTAGAATGTCGTGATTTCATGTCATCCCCTGATGGTTTCGTCGATTTTGTCGTACCACCgcaacataaaaatatcgttttgttAAGCTTTGTCGCCACCGCCGTTGATTATCCGACAACCTATTATCCACCAGACCAACGTTGGAAA GTTTTCATGAATCAACCATCAGCATCTACTACCGTAAATCCTTGGTATTCTCCGTCCGATAGTTACTTAACGGTAGCTCGGGGAAATCAACCGATCACGTGTGGCGAAAAGTATTcctttaacgttatgtatacgACACCTCCTAACATGAGTGAATCCATTTCTTTCCATTATTCGATCAATTCCAAGGgaggtattttaatatatggaCACGTAAAGCACAAACCTAATCGGGATACGGtgttgaattattttgaatttcacaatttattGGGTTCTATTGAATCTTTTGCTAACAAAACGGAGCAGGAAGCTATAGTACAcag attcCCATTAAGCGTTAAAGTAACGCCAAGCATGGCTCCAGTTTCGGAATTGTTACTTTATTACGTACGATCAGATGGTGAAATTGTCGCAACAACTTACACAATAGAAGTTGGTCACTGTTTTGAGAACAAAGTAAAAAGCGCATGGCATACTGATGTTCAAACACCAGGCTCGGCGACTCAATATCACGTCGAAGCTGCTCCTGGATCGCTTTGTGGAATCTCTGCAGTAGATAAATCGACCCTATTTTTGGGTAAATCGAAATCCAATCTGATCAGTGCCACTCAAACGTTCGACCAATTGAGAAGATTTCATCCAACTCCAGAGCCACATTTTCTATCGGCAATTCATTGCAAAT CAATGGCGTCAGAAGGAACGAACGAAGAGATCAATCATTTTCCAGGATTTACCGAATTgcgaaaaaggagaaacacgaaatacaacgtaatataCAACAAAAGGGTTAACTATGTGGACGCTGTACAAGCTTTTGTC GATTTTGGAGTGATTGTAATGAGCGATCTCGTATTACAAACACGACCATGCCCGTGGATGTACATGGAACACACAGACATGTTTCTTGCCTCCCATGTGTCTTCTTTCAAGTCCTTCCATTCTG atgctgttgctgctgcggCCATGGATCCAGGAGTGGAATATGTTGACCAAAATCCGGCTCAAACGGCTACACTTAGATCATATTTTCCTGAAACGTGGTTGTGGGAATTGGTGCCTACTGG aaaagagGGCAAAGTAACGATAGAACGTACACTTCCGCACACCATCACCGATTGGGTTGGATATACAACATGTATTTCGCCGGTTCACGGTCTTGGAATAGCCCCTCCGACCACTATAACAGCATTCCAATTGTTCTTCCTGGATTATAGTTTACCGTACAGTATAAAACGTGGAGAAATAATGCGTTTCAAAGTGTCCCTTTTCAATTACATGCATCACAGTTTACCT gtaaaaattaaaatggaagaGGTAGAAGGAATTGATCTGCATTCGTCGAATTCTATCGCCTCGTTCTGTGTAAAACCACGAGACAGTATTGTCTATCAGTACATTTTGAAACCACGAGTGATCGGAGAAGTTAACGTAACAGTTGCCGCTTTCATAGACACTGATTTTCCTGAACCATGCGGACCAGAGACTGTGGTATTTACGCG GGACGTAATCATGAAACCGATTCTAATTCTACCCGAAGGTTTCCCcatggaagaaacgaaatctaCGTTGATTTGCCCGATGGATTTCAGCGATGATTCCTCGTTCATGTGGGAATTGACATTGCCTGAAGATGCGGTACCGGATAGTGGGAGAgcgtatttaaatttgatagGAGATATCTTAGGTCCGGCACTCGATAATTTAGATAAACTTGTACAATTACCAAAAGGTTGCGGTGAACAAAATATGGTACTGTTTGTTCCAAATATTCACGTGATTAAATATCTGGATGTGATCGGAATCGATAACCCTGAACTTCGTGCAAAAGCGATTAGGAATATGGAAAAAG GATACCAGAGAGAGCTAACGTACAGACATGTGGATGGTTCTTATTCTGCGTTTGGAAGTAGTGAAAGCTCTATATGGCTGACTGCATTCGTATTAAAATCATTTGCTCAGGCTGCAACCTTGATTCATATCGACGAACAGGATCTTAAGCTATCTGTTAGCTGGATCACATCGCAACAATTGGAAAATGGTTGTTTCCCCGTAATAGGCACTGTCTTTCACAAACAGATGAAG GGCGGCCTTGAAGAATACGATGGCTCGTCATCAGGAATAACAGCATACATCCTAATTTCTTTGCTCGAATCTGGTGTTCCTTTGTCATCATCTGTTGTTAATAATGCCCAGAGTTGTTTGGAAAAGGGAACAGCTAGTGGTCACAATAATCTACACACTACGGTTCTCACTACATACGCGTTAGCATTATTGGGGGATCCAAAGGCCAATTCCAGCATGACGTCTCTGATGAATCTCGCTACACGCTACAAA AATCTAGTTTGGTGGGAGGATAAAACTAAGCCTTCAATCGGTCTAAGCATCGAAATGACTGCATATGCCATTCTTACCTTACTGAAATTAGGTGACGGACATTTGATTGAAGCCTTGAAAGCCGTTCGCTGGATATCAAAGCAAAGAAACGCCGAAGGTGGATTTACGTCCACTCAAGATACGGTCGTTGGACTGGAGGCTCTTACGAAATATGCTATGACTGTACAAcatagaaatatcgatttgTCTGTTCTTGTCACTGCTAAGGAAGTGGATTATGTCTACAAATTGCATAACGAAAATCGTATGGTTCTTAAGCAAATTCGTTTATCTGTTTTACCAACTATCGTAGAAATCTTTGCTCAAGGCAAAGGATGTGTTTTAGTACAG AGCAATCTTAAATACAATGTCCCGCATAGTACCGGTTCGGATGCTTTTGATCTTTCGGTGAGAGCCCGTTCCGTTAGTCATGGAAACGAATGCTCGTTACAAGAAATTACAATCTGTGCTCGATATAAGCTGGCAGATGAGGAAAGTAACATGGCTTTGCTAGAAATTGGAATGATAAGTGGTTACGTGCCTGATCGAGCGAGTCTTCACTTGTTATTAGATCCATCTTCAA AAGTTAAACGATTCGAGGAAGACCAAGATACTATGAcgatttattttgataaattaactGGACAAAATACTTGCGTCTCGTTTAGAATAATACAGGAGTATTTTGTCGATCATCTCAAGCCAGCAAACGTGAGGCTTTACGATTACTATCAGCAAGAGCTTACCGTATCCACT AATTACACAATCGCTTCAATTTGTAGCAGCGCGGAACCAGTCGATGAACAAACAACGCCAAATCAACTATCTACTATGAAGCAATACAAAGAATTTAATACCAGTCCGGTGAattcctctttcttcgtcgTAAATCATGAACTAGCAGTGCCAGATGGAATAGAGGGACCAATTCCAGTTTATATGAAACCGGATGCCTATGATAAAACAGAAATGGCTATCACTACCAATGGATCACCTGATTTAACACCGACATTTGCAACGGAAGACCAAACTGTATCAACTATACAAATAGAGAATGAAGAACCTGTAcag GTGGAGCCAgacattgaaataaaaaacactACAACAATCAC
- the LOC122569372 gene encoding alpha-2-macroglobulin-like protein 1 isoform X2: MGKLVFLVLFVYSVEISRYCETTSTPNRGYVFMAPKRLLAGETESGCLSLHNLELPAHVLLELVPTIENQVLARTSAVVKTGTETCLHLTVPQTVSRTARLRLKIKFDKYPDYVVVSESTVEIEDDPLITFVETDKPTYKPGQDVKIRILMLMHDLKPSQKSIPEVWIESPSLVRVAQWTNISTENGMAQLTFPLSPEPTLGTWNIKVMKEREYSKLIHTTRFEVEKYVLPKFQITINSPQYILADVENVTWNICVKYSYGKPVKGNLLLKLTPQTPSWRRLPNLPAIRYETELDKPDGCTEFVLSGTVLGLAHWKMDPNNIVLIAEFTEAGTGVVETTISRTVVMHEALKLEYENYTPKYFKFGLPYHGKLRVLRHDDTPAPNEKIQICLKVRGKIEWDKDVVECRDFMSSPDGFVDFVVPPQHKNIVLLSFVATAVDYPTTYYPPDQRWKVFMNQPSASTTVNPWYSPSDSYLTVARGNQPITCGEKYSFNVMYTTPPNMSESISFHYSINSKGGILIYGHVKHKPNRDTVLNYFEFHNLLGSIESFANKTEQEAIVHRFPLSVKVTPSMAPVSELLLYYVRSDGEIVATTYTIEVGHCFENKVKSAWHTDVQTPGSATQYHVEAAPGSLCGISAVDKSTLFLGKSKSNLISATQTFDQLRRFHPTPEPHFLSAIHCKSMASEGTNEEINHFPGFTELRKRRNTKYNVIYNKRVNYVDAVQAFVDFGVIVMSDLVLQTRPCPWMYMEHTDMFLASHVSSFKSFHSDAVAAAAMDPGVEYVDQNPAQTATLRSYFPETWLWELVPTGKEGKVTIERTLPHTITDWVGYTTCISPVHGLGIAPPTTITAFQLFFLDYSLPYSIKRGEIMRFKVSLFNYMHHSLPVKIKMEEVEGIDLHSSNSIASFCVKPRDSIVYQYILKPRVIGEVNVTVAAFIDTDFPEPCGPETVVFTRDVIMKPILILPEGFPMEETKSTLICPMDFSDDSSFMWELTLPEDAVPDSGRAYLNLIGDILGPALDNLDKLVQLPKGCGEQNMVLFVPNIHVIKYLDVIGIDNPELRAKAIRNMEKGYQRELTYRHVDGSYSAFGSSESSIWLTAFVLKSFAQAATLIHIDEQDLKLSVSWITSQQLENGCFPVIGTVFHKQMKGGLEEYDGSSSGITAYILISLLESGVPLSSSVVNNAQSCLEKGTASGHNNLHTTVLTTYALALLGDPKANSSMTSLMNLATRYKNLVWWEDKTKPSIGLSIEMTAYAILTLLKLGDGHLIEALKAVRWISKQRNAEGGFTSTQDTVVGLEALTKYAMTVQHRNIDLSVLVTAKEVDYVYKLHNENRMVLKQIRLSVLPTIVEIFAQGKGCVLVQSNLKYNVPHSTGSDAFDLSVRARSVSHGNECSLQEITICARYKLADEESNMALLEIGMISGYVPDRASLHLLLDPSSKVKRFEEDQDTMTIYFDKLTGQNTCVSFRIIQEYFVDHLKPANVRLYDYYQQELTVSTQRGTSR; encoded by the exons ATGGGTAAATTGGTGTTTTTGGTGCTGTTTGTTTATTCTGTGGAAATTTCACGCTACTGCGAAACTACGTCGACACCAAATCG GGGATATGTGTTTATGGCACCGAAAAGATTATTAGCCGGCGAAACCGAAAGCGGCTGTTTGTCTTTACACAATTTGGAACTACCGGCTCATGTTCTTCTCGAGCTAGTGCCCACGATAGAAAATCAAGTATTGGCTCGTACTAGCGCCGTTGTAAAAACAG GTACAGAAACATGCCTGCACTTAACAGTACCGCAGACTGTTTCCAGAACCGCAAGGCTCcgattaaaaatcaaattcgACAAGTATCCCGATTACGTCGTGGTATCGGAATCAACTGTAGAGATCGAGGATGATCCTTTGATCACCTTCGTAGAAACCGATAAACCGACCTACAAGCCCGGACAAGACGTTAAAATCAGAATTCTTATGCTTATGCATGATTTAAAACCGTCGCAAAAATCG ATTCCAGAAGTATGGATCGAAAGTCCATCGTTAGTGAGAGTAGCGCAATGGACGAACATAAGCACGGAAAACGGGATGGCTCAGTTGACGTTTCCTTTGTCTCCGGAACCAACCTTG GGAACGTGGAACATAAAAGtaatgaaagaaagagagtATTCTAAGTTGATTCACACTACTCGATTTGAAGTAGAGAAATACGTTCTgccaaaatttcaaataactaTCAATTCACCACAATATATTCTTGCGGATGTGGAGAACGTGACTTGGAACATCTGTGTCAA ATATAGTTACGGTAAACCTGTGAAAGGTAATCTATTGCTGAAGTTAACTCCGCAAACACCAAGTTGGAGAAGATTGCCCAATCTTCCGGCAATACGTTACGAAACGGAA ctCGATAAACCGGATGGTTGCACCGAATTTGTTCTTTCTGGAACGGTTCTTGGGTTGGCGCATTGGAAAATGGATCCGAACAATATTGTTCTCATAGCTGAATTCACAGAAGCCGGGACTGGTGTAGTAGAAACTACGATTAGTAGAACCGTGGTGATGCACGAAGCACTGAAATTAGAATACGAGAATTATACACCTAAATACTTCAAGTTCGGTTTACCTTATCATGGAAAA TTACGAGTTTTGCGACACGACGACACGCCTGCTCCGaacgaaaaaattcaaatttgccTAAAAGTACGTGGAAAAATCGAATGGGACAAAGATGTTGTAGAATGTCGTGATTTCATGTCATCCCCTGATGGTTTCGTCGATTTTGTCGTACCACCgcaacataaaaatatcgttttgttAAGCTTTGTCGCCACCGCCGTTGATTATCCGACAACCTATTATCCACCAGACCAACGTTGGAAA GTTTTCATGAATCAACCATCAGCATCTACTACCGTAAATCCTTGGTATTCTCCGTCCGATAGTTACTTAACGGTAGCTCGGGGAAATCAACCGATCACGTGTGGCGAAAAGTATTcctttaacgttatgtatacgACACCTCCTAACATGAGTGAATCCATTTCTTTCCATTATTCGATCAATTCCAAGGgaggtattttaatatatggaCACGTAAAGCACAAACCTAATCGGGATACGGtgttgaattattttgaatttcacaatttattGGGTTCTATTGAATCTTTTGCTAACAAAACGGAGCAGGAAGCTATAGTACAcag attcCCATTAAGCGTTAAAGTAACGCCAAGCATGGCTCCAGTTTCGGAATTGTTACTTTATTACGTACGATCAGATGGTGAAATTGTCGCAACAACTTACACAATAGAAGTTGGTCACTGTTTTGAGAACAAAGTAAAAAGCGCATGGCATACTGATGTTCAAACACCAGGCTCGGCGACTCAATATCACGTCGAAGCTGCTCCTGGATCGCTTTGTGGAATCTCTGCAGTAGATAAATCGACCCTATTTTTGGGTAAATCGAAATCCAATCTGATCAGTGCCACTCAAACGTTCGACCAATTGAGAAGATTTCATCCAACTCCAGAGCCACATTTTCTATCGGCAATTCATTGCAAAT CAATGGCGTCAGAAGGAACGAACGAAGAGATCAATCATTTTCCAGGATTTACCGAATTgcgaaaaaggagaaacacgaaatacaacgtaatataCAACAAAAGGGTTAACTATGTGGACGCTGTACAAGCTTTTGTC GATTTTGGAGTGATTGTAATGAGCGATCTCGTATTACAAACACGACCATGCCCGTGGATGTACATGGAACACACAGACATGTTTCTTGCCTCCCATGTGTCTTCTTTCAAGTCCTTCCATTCTG atgctgttgctgctgcggCCATGGATCCAGGAGTGGAATATGTTGACCAAAATCCGGCTCAAACGGCTACACTTAGATCATATTTTCCTGAAACGTGGTTGTGGGAATTGGTGCCTACTGG aaaagagGGCAAAGTAACGATAGAACGTACACTTCCGCACACCATCACCGATTGGGTTGGATATACAACATGTATTTCGCCGGTTCACGGTCTTGGAATAGCCCCTCCGACCACTATAACAGCATTCCAATTGTTCTTCCTGGATTATAGTTTACCGTACAGTATAAAACGTGGAGAAATAATGCGTTTCAAAGTGTCCCTTTTCAATTACATGCATCACAGTTTACCT gtaaaaattaaaatggaagaGGTAGAAGGAATTGATCTGCATTCGTCGAATTCTATCGCCTCGTTCTGTGTAAAACCACGAGACAGTATTGTCTATCAGTACATTTTGAAACCACGAGTGATCGGAGAAGTTAACGTAACAGTTGCCGCTTTCATAGACACTGATTTTCCTGAACCATGCGGACCAGAGACTGTGGTATTTACGCG GGACGTAATCATGAAACCGATTCTAATTCTACCCGAAGGTTTCCCcatggaagaaacgaaatctaCGTTGATTTGCCCGATGGATTTCAGCGATGATTCCTCGTTCATGTGGGAATTGACATTGCCTGAAGATGCGGTACCGGATAGTGGGAGAgcgtatttaaatttgatagGAGATATCTTAGGTCCGGCACTCGATAATTTAGATAAACTTGTACAATTACCAAAAGGTTGCGGTGAACAAAATATGGTACTGTTTGTTCCAAATATTCACGTGATTAAATATCTGGATGTGATCGGAATCGATAACCCTGAACTTCGTGCAAAAGCGATTAGGAATATGGAAAAAG GATACCAGAGAGAGCTAACGTACAGACATGTGGATGGTTCTTATTCTGCGTTTGGAAGTAGTGAAAGCTCTATATGGCTGACTGCATTCGTATTAAAATCATTTGCTCAGGCTGCAACCTTGATTCATATCGACGAACAGGATCTTAAGCTATCTGTTAGCTGGATCACATCGCAACAATTGGAAAATGGTTGTTTCCCCGTAATAGGCACTGTCTTTCACAAACAGATGAAG GGCGGCCTTGAAGAATACGATGGCTCGTCATCAGGAATAACAGCATACATCCTAATTTCTTTGCTCGAATCTGGTGTTCCTTTGTCATCATCTGTTGTTAATAATGCCCAGAGTTGTTTGGAAAAGGGAACAGCTAGTGGTCACAATAATCTACACACTACGGTTCTCACTACATACGCGTTAGCATTATTGGGGGATCCAAAGGCCAATTCCAGCATGACGTCTCTGATGAATCTCGCTACACGCTACAAA AATCTAGTTTGGTGGGAGGATAAAACTAAGCCTTCAATCGGTCTAAGCATCGAAATGACTGCATATGCCATTCTTACCTTACTGAAATTAGGTGACGGACATTTGATTGAAGCCTTGAAAGCCGTTCGCTGGATATCAAAGCAAAGAAACGCCGAAGGTGGATTTACGTCCACTCAAGATACGGTCGTTGGACTGGAGGCTCTTACGAAATATGCTATGACTGTACAAcatagaaatatcgatttgTCTGTTCTTGTCACTGCTAAGGAAGTGGATTATGTCTACAAATTGCATAACGAAAATCGTATGGTTCTTAAGCAAATTCGTTTATCTGTTTTACCAACTATCGTAGAAATCTTTGCTCAAGGCAAAGGATGTGTTTTAGTACAG AGCAATCTTAAATACAATGTCCCGCATAGTACCGGTTCGGATGCTTTTGATCTTTCGGTGAGAGCCCGTTCCGTTAGTCATGGAAACGAATGCTCGTTACAAGAAATTACAATCTGTGCTCGATATAAGCTGGCAGATGAGGAAAGTAACATGGCTTTGCTAGAAATTGGAATGATAAGTGGTTACGTGCCTGATCGAGCGAGTCTTCACTTGTTATTAGATCCATCTTCAA AAGTTAAACGATTCGAGGAAGACCAAGATACTATGAcgatttattttgataaattaactGGACAAAATACTTGCGTCTCGTTTAGAATAATACAGGAGTATTTTGTCGATCATCTCAAGCCAGCAAACGTGAGGCTTTACGATTACTATCAGCAAGAGCTTACCGTATCCACT CAGCGCGGAACCAGTCGATGA